AGCGAGCCGTGACGGAGTTCAGGCCCGCGCCGCAGGAATGCCCGAACAACGCCATCAACCCGGCGACCGGGCTCCCCTTCGAAGGCCGCGGCCAGTTCAACGGCGTCCTGCGGCCGGGAACGGACTGCTTCCAGTTCTTCAAACGGTTCCCTCCCCGGGAATTCTTCATCACCCGGATGAGGGAGAACGCGCGCTTCCGCATCACGTCCGATCCGCGCATCCCCGCGCAGACCATCTGGGGCTTCAACCTGGGCGGGAACGACCCGGCGGTCACTCCCGGCCCGACGATCGTCGACCGCTACGGGACCCCGAAGCTGGTCCGGCGCGTCAACGAGTTACCGCCGCAGGCGCAGAATGGCGGCTTCGGGGTGCCGGAGACCTCGACCCACTTCCACAACTTCCACGACGCCCCCGAGAGCGATGGAGGCCCCTGCCGCTTCTTCTTCCGGGGCCAGTACTTCGACTACCACCGCACCGGGGAGCTGCCCGGGTTCGACGACCCCGGTACCGACCCGGACGAACGCATTCTCGAGGCCGAGAGCACGCTCTGGTACCACGACCACCGCGTCGGGCACACGGCGGCGAACGTCTACAAGGGGCTGCTGGGTCTCCACCTGCTCTTCAACGAGTTCGACACGGGCGACGAGAATACCGGCTTCCGGCTCCCGAGCTTCCCCGAGTTCGACATCCCGCTCGCCCTCACCGACAAGCTGATCGACCCCGGCACGGGGAAGATCTGCTTCGACCTCTTCGGGCTCGACGGGCTCATCGGCGACAAGCTGCTGGTCAACGGCGTCCTCCAGCCGTTCTTCGAGGTGCAGAAGCGCCGCTACCGCTTCCGGGTCCTCGACGGTGGGCCGTCGCGCTTCTACGAGCTGTTCCTCACTAATCCCGACAACCCGAGTCAGACGATCCCCTTCTGGGTCATCGCCAACGACGGCAACCTCCTGCCGCGACCGGTGCAGATGCCGACGTCGTCGGGCAGCAGCGTCCGCATCGGCGTGGCCGAGCGCGTGGATCTCATCATCGACTTCAAGAAGCTCGCCCGCGACCTCGGCGTCAAGCGTCTGTGGCTGGAGAACCGCCTCGAGCAGGTCAACGGCCGGGCGCCGACGGGCAAGATCCTGCCCGCCGGCCGGCGCGAGAACGTGCTGGTGGAGTTCCGGCTCGTGGGCAACGCCGTGCGCGACGACAGCGTCGACCCGGCCGACCCGAGCGTGCGGTTCTACGCCCTGCCGACCCGGCCGACCCCCCGGATCACGCGCCGGTTCCGCTTCGAGCGGCAGAACGGCCAGTGGGCCGTGAACGGTCGCTTCGCGGACTGCGACCAGATCCGCTTCACGGTGAACCGGAACTCGGCGGAACGCTGGATCCTGCAGAACAACTCCGGGGGCTGGCAGCACCCCATCCACATTCACCTGGAGGAGTTCCAGATCGTCCGGCGCAACGGGCAGCTGATCCAGCCGGGGAATGTCGAATTCTCCCGGAAGGATGTCGCACCGCTGCATTTCAACGAGCAGATCGAGCTGGTGATGCGCTTCCGGGACTTCCGCGGCGACTATCCGATGCACTGCCACAACACGATCCACGAGGATCACGCCATGATGCTGCTGTGGGCGGTGCAGGACGACGCAAACGACAACAATACCCGGCCGTAGCGGGACTCTGGAGCCGGGCGCAGGAAGCCTAGAAGAACAGGTGCAGCTCGGCCCAGATCTCGTTCTGGTTCAGCCCCGGCTGGTTGCCCGGCGCGTTGTTGATGCGGTACTGGATGCGCGGCTGGATGACGCGGTTGATGAACGGCTCGGCGCCGATCGCATAGCGGGTCTGGTCCCGGTTCTGCGTCACCTTCACGAAGTCGAATGTGCCGCGCAGGTTGAGCCAGTCGAGGAGGAGCAGGTCCACCTCGGCGTAGGCGGCAAACTTGTCGCGCTTCGCGCGGGTCGCGACGGTGCGGTCGTCGATGATGTCCAGCTCGCCGAGGTAGGTGAACTTCCAAATGTTCGAGCCCGCGTAGAAGGCGCTGACGTCTCGCTTGTTCGACTGGCGGGCGAACGACGCCCCGCCGACGACGTTGCGGACGACCGGCACGTCCTCGAACACCCCGTAGCCGTTGAAGGTGGCCTGCACGTCCTTGTCGCCGGGCTTGCCGTTGGTGACGGTGGTTGCGAAGAAGAACGGTCCGGGCGCGATGCCGAACTCGCCCCCGTCGTCGGGGTTCTGGAACGTGAAGCCGCTGCGCGCCCGGATGAACGCCTCGTCGTCGAGCACCCGGAGGCCGAAGGCGGGGAACATCTTGCCGGCCTTGAAGTAGGCGTCCCACGGCAGGAAGCCGTGCAGCAGCCCGAAGGCTTCGCGGGTGCTCGCGCCGCCGTTCAGGTTCTCGTCCAGGTAGAAGGTGGCGATGTCGGGGAAGAGATCGACCTGGAGATAGCCCAGCAGCTGGTTGACGGCGGTGTCGTTCGACTTGACGTGTCGGCGAAAGGCCTCGTTCTCCGGAACGCGGCCGAGGCTGTCGGGGCGGTCATCGAACACCGTGGTGTTGCGCACGAAGAGATCGCCGCCGACGGAGACGTACGAGTTGAGCTCGCCGTTGAACGGCTTCGTACCTGGCGGAATCGGCAAGAGGTCGAGATCGTGCTCGATGTCGTGCGCGTGGATGTGCGCGAAGGCCGTGCGCTTCCCGCCGCCCGTCTGGTTGGTGTGGCAGGCGCTGCACTTCGCACCCTCACGTACCATGAGGTAGGGCTCCGCGCGCGCCTGCGACGCGAGGAGACCGACGGCGGCGAGCGCGATCGCCGCGATGCGGACTAGTTGTTCAGTGCGCATTCGGTCACCCATTGGCGGATGGCGGCGATGTCGTCGGCCGACAAGCACCGGGCTCCGTTGAGCGGCGCGCCCGGACAGCCCTGCGGCATTATGATGCCGGAGATGTTAGGCCCCCCCTCGATCTTGTGGACGATGTAGCTCTGGTCGGGCTTGCCGGGTAGAAAACGCTTCAGGTTCGGCTGCTGGGCCGACTTCACGTTGACGGTCTGGCCGTAGGCCTGACCCACGGACAGGTCGACGGGCCCCGTCGGGACGGGACCGACGTGGCACCCCGCCAGGGCGCAGGAGCGGTTGAAGATGGGCTGGATGTTGGTGGCGAAGGAGACCGTGGTCGTCGCCGGCGGCTTGCAGGCCGGCTTCGGGGCGCCCCCGCTGCCACCGCCGCCACTGCCGGCGCATGCGGTCAGCAGGCAGCTGACCGCCAGCAGGGCGACCTCCGCCACGCCGAGTGTCCGCATCCCCTCCTCCTCGGGACGGCCCCGGTCCGTGGAGCCGATGGGCGCTCTTAGCCCACGGTGGGCTTGAAATCAAGAAGAACGGAGGTCGCCTCTAAGAGGCGCCGCCGGGGCGCACCAGGATGGCCAGGCGGACCAGCTCGGCGAGGGACTGGACCTTCATCTTCTCCATGACATGCGCCCGGTGCACCTCGACCGTCTTCTCGCAGAGACCGAGGTCGATGGCGATGACCTTGTTGGTGTTGCCGCTCACGACCAGCTCCATCACCTGACGCTCCCGGGGCGTCAGGCGGGCCACCCGGGCGGCGACCTCGGCCCGCTCGGCCTCGGCCCGGCGGCGCTGCCGGTCGACCTCGAGCGCCTCCCGGACCCGGTCGAGGAGAAGCTGGCGGCTGATCGGCTTCTCGAGGAAGTCGATCGCGCCGGCGCGCATGGCGCGCGCGGCGGTCGTCACGTCGCCGTAGCCGCTGATCATGATGACGGGAAGCTGCGCCTTGCGGGCGACGAGCTCGTCCTGGAGGTCGATGCCGCTCAGCCCGGGCATCCGGAGGTCGACCACGAGGCACCCCGCTCGACTGCCGTTCTGCGTCTCGAGGAACTCCTGCGCGCTGGCGTAGGTCTCCACCGGGAGGTTCACGGAGCTGACCAGCGAGCGCAGGGTCTCGCGCATCTCCGTGTCGTCGTCCACGATGTAGACGGTGGGCGTGAGCGGCGCGGGCCGCACGCCGTCGCGCTGCTGGCCGCGCGGGGCGTAGCCGGTGCCGCGCACCGGCGGCTCGCTCCAGCCCGACTCGCCCTCTGCGCGCACGCTCGAGAATCGCTCGGCACGCGCGGCCGGGGATGTGGCTCTCACAGGCACCGCTTGCAGGTTTCGCTGGGGCATCTTCATGGTGGTAATCACTAATCCACCTAGTGGCCGGTGTCAATGCCTTTTCTATGTGACATCTCTGGGCGGTCCACATGGGAGAAAGCGTGTCGCAATAGCTTGCGAGTTGAGGCAGAGCGCACGCCGGACGCTGTGCGGCTTGCGGCCCGACTCGCAACGGGCTGCGAATTTCAGGCAGCCTGACGCGTTTCGAGTGGCCCGGATCGGGGCGGGGACTGGTCCAGCCTGAGGGCGGCGGGAGCCGGGAGGCAGCGGCGGCGAGCTAGCTAGCAAGCCGACAGCTGTCAAGCATTCCCGGGAATGACAATCGCGAAGCGGTCCTGCCGGCCGTACGCGAAGGCGTCCTTCTGCGAGCCGGTCAGCACGTCGAGGCGGAAGCCCTTGATCGCCCCGCCGCAGTCCTCGGCCTGGAACCAGCCGAGACCCTCGATCCAGACCCGGGACCCGTAGGGGATCAGAGCCGGATCGACGGCGACGATGCGCGAGGCCGGATCCGCGGGCATGAGCGTCGCCGTGAGCCCGTCGTCGTCGCTCCCGTACTTCGGGTCGCGCGGCAGGTACTTGGTGACGGTGAAGCGGCGTCCCCAGGACTTGGTGCCGATCGTGGGGGCCTCCTCGGTCGCCGCCAGGATGTTCTCGTGGCTCCGGGCGAGCGCGGCCAACGCGA
This portion of the Deltaproteobacteria bacterium genome encodes:
- a CDS encoding response regulator transcription factor is translated as MPQRNLQAVPVRATSPAARAERFSSVRAEGESGWSEPPVRGTGYAPRGQQRDGVRPAPLTPTVYIVDDDTEMRETLRSLVSSVNLPVETYASAQEFLETQNGSRAGCLVVDLRMPGLSGIDLQDELVARKAQLPVIMISGYGDVTTAARAMRAGAIDFLEKPISRQLLLDRVREALEVDRQRRRAEAERAEVAARVARLTPRERQVMELVVSGNTNKVIAIDLGLCEKTVEVHRAHVMEKMKVQSLAELVRLAILVRPGGAS